Sequence from the Fictibacillus arsenicus genome:
CAAGGTGATGTGTGTGTCATCCTGCAGGGCTTTTTATAGGAAAAAAGGCTTTATAAGCTATAATTTTAATTTATAGGCTGTAATTTATGTTTCTAAGCCGTAACATTGCCTTTATATGCTTTTCGACATTGCGACAAAACCAACAAAAAGAAAAGACTGGTGATGAGCCAGTCCTCCGATTTTAAATATAACTTACTTGTTTTTTTGTACTTTCAATCTCAAAATCTTTTATATTGATCATATTGGCCGATACATAATGTTCGTTTCCGACATGCACCAGCTGTGGCGGATATAGCGGCTTTTCAGGAAGGATGATCGGCTCCCAATATGGATTACGCCGCTCTGGATCTGGGACAGGGATGGAAGATAACAGTGATTTTGTATATGGGTGTATCGGGTTGCGATACAGCTCTTCTTTTGGGGCTAATTCGATTAAATGTCCCAGATACATAACCGCTACACGGTCACTCATGTAATGAACGACGCTTAAGTCATGCGATATAAACAGACATGTTAGATTCATCTCGGCCTGAAGATCTTTTAATAGATTCAACACTTGAGCTTGAACGGAAACATCGAGCGCGGAAACGGGTTCATCTGCGATAACAAACTTCGGTTCTAGAATTAATGCACGTGCAATACCTATCCTTTGCCGCTGACCGCCCGAAAACTCGTGAATCTTTCTTTGATAAGAGTTTCGAGGGAGGCCGACCTTTTCAAGCATACCTAGTGCTTTATCCATCCGTTCTTTTTTCGTCCCTATTTTTTGAATATACAGCGGTTCTTCAAGAATTTCCCCAACAGTTAAACGCGGACTTAACGATTCATACGGATTTTGAAAAATCATTTGGATTTCTCTTCTATATGGTCTAAGTTTTCCGTCATTTAGCTTCGTTATTTCTTTTCCGTCAAACCAGATCTGTCCGTGTTCTGGCTTATATAAACGCATGATGGTACGTCCGAGAGTTGTTTTTCCTGACCCTGACTCCCCAACAACTCCAAGTGTTTCCCCCTTGTGAATATTTAGGGATACACCATCAACTGCTTTATGAACACCAGAGCTGTCTGTAAAATATTTTGATAGATTCTGCGCTCTTACAAGCAGGTTATCCAATTGCAATCACCTTCCTTTCGTCATCATAGAATCGTACATAATGCATCGGTTCTACTTCAACTAATGAAGAAGGAGCATGAAAAGCACTGCTTTCGTATGTGTACGTTTCTGGCGCGAATTTTCTGCCGTCATATCCGGTATCTTCAAACGTATAATCCTGAATGCTCTTTAAGCGCTCCTGTCCGTTTTCGGGATTAGGGATACTGCCGATCAAAGCTTTCGTATAAGGATGTACAGGATTTTTAAAGATCGTATAAACATCTGCCGACTCCACAATATGGCCGCCTAACATCACATAAACCCAGTCAGCATACTCCGCAACCACGCCAAAATCGTGTGTAATGAGAAGAACAGAGGCATCGAGATCAGATTTATAATGATCGATTAAATCGAGTACTTGCCTCTGAATCGTAACATCTAATGCAGTAGTAGGTTCGTCAGCGATCAGGAGCTTTGGTTTGCACGAGATTGCCATAGCAATTAAGATTCGCTGCTTCATCCCGCCTGAAAGCTGATCAGGATATTGATTATAGATATGCGCAGGATTTTTAAAACCCACCTGTTCCAACAATTGAAGTGCTTCTGCTTTAAGTTCTTCTTTTGGGATTAACTTATGGTATTTAAGTCCTTCTGTAATCTGTACGCCGACTTTCATGCCGGGATTAAGCGAGGCAATGGCGTCCTGAAAAATCATTGAGATTTCATTGCCTCTGATTTCACGCATCTCTTTTTCAGGCTTCTTAATAAGTTCTTTTCCATTAAAGGTGATAGAACCTTTCTCCACCTGGCCGTTTGAAGGGAGAAGCTGCAGGACAGAAAGAGAAGTAATACTTTTGCCTGAACCAGATTCTCCAATCAGAGCAACGGTTTGTCCTTTTTCAATTTGAAGACTTACATCATTAACTGCTGTAGTCTTTTGTTTATTTTTATTAAAAGAAACTCTTAAGTTTTTAATCTGTAAAATATGCTGATCCATCTTCTTGCACCTCCCTTTACGACTTGTTTGTTTCTAAACAGTTTTGGATTCCTTGGATAATTAAATTTAATGCAAAAATTAACACTGCAAAGAAACTCAGAGGAGTTAAAATAGCCCAAGGAGCAGCTTTTATTTTTGCGAAATTCATCCCAATAATACCGGCCCATTCACCTGCTAATGGAATTGCTACTGGCATTGGAGTGAAAATATCTCCCAAAACGACTATAGCTGAACCTCCAATGAAAATGGCAAGAACACCAAGGTGTGCCATGAGTATTAATGTCTGTACAACTTGCTGGGCAAACAAAAGTACTAATTTTGTAGAAAGTTCAGGCAGTACATGTTTGTAATACACATAAACTTTCTTTGAACCTAATGCAAATGAATTTGTGATGTAATCTTTATTTAAGATTGCTTTAATTTCACTTGAGAACGTTGAAATTAATGGCGGCACACCAACACCAATTAGTATAAGGCACTGGAGTACAATTAATTTTATAGTACTCATGGGTTCCAT
This genomic interval carries:
- a CDS encoding ABC transporter ATP-binding protein, which produces MDNLLVRAQNLSKYFTDSSGVHKAVDGVSLNIHKGETLGVVGESGSGKTTLGRTIMRLYKPEHGQIWFDGKEITKLNDGKLRPYRREIQMIFQNPYESLSPRLTVGEILEEPLYIQKIGTKKERMDKALGMLEKVGLPRNSYQRKIHEFSGGQRQRIGIARALILEPKFVIADEPVSALDVSVQAQVLNLLKDLQAEMNLTCLFISHDLSVVHYMSDRVAVMYLGHLIELAPKEELYRNPIHPYTKSLLSSIPVPDPERRNPYWEPIILPEKPLYPPQLVHVGNEHYVSANMINIKDFEIESTKKQVSYI
- a CDS encoding ABC transporter ATP-binding protein, with protein sequence MDQHILQIKNLRVSFNKNKQKTTAVNDVSLQIEKGQTVALIGESGSGKSITSLSVLQLLPSNGQVEKGSITFNGKELIKKPEKEMREIRGNEISMIFQDAIASLNPGMKVGVQITEGLKYHKLIPKEELKAEALQLLEQVGFKNPAHIYNQYPDQLSGGMKQRILIAMAISCKPKLLIADEPTTALDVTIQRQVLDLIDHYKSDLDASVLLITHDFGVVAEYADWVYVMLGGHIVESADVYTIFKNPVHPYTKALIGSIPNPENGQERLKSIQDYTFEDTGYDGRKFAPETYTYESSAFHAPSSLVEVEPMHYVRFYDDERKVIAIG